A window from Setaria italica strain Yugu1 chromosome VIII, Setaria_italica_v2.0, whole genome shotgun sequence encodes these proteins:
- the LOC101762125 gene encoding uncharacterized protein LOC101762125 — translation MSMASRAASGLRAAALQSYRRPAVLQSRSAATATAAHPGGAKAGSKLPRGDYVPVYVALGLIALSVTLGLSTARQQLAHAPNVRVDKKKRETVPEVAAPDLALDEGERFVGNSLFRKVAHVQDDRSLAAGVADPVAEYPTKKAVTLKDVGVETPGIEQSREGIIDRIFKKNHA, via the exons ATGTCCATGGCATCCCGAgccgcctccggcctccgcgcggcggcgctgcagagCTACCGCCGCCCCGCCGTCCTCCAGTCCCGCTCGGCCGCCACGGCGACCGCCGCGCACCccggcggcgcgaaggccggcaGCAAGCTGCCCCGCGGCGACTACGTGCCGGTGTACGTGGCGCTGGGCCTGATCGCGCTGTCGGTGACGCTGGGGCTGAGCACCGCGCGGCAGCAGCTGGCGCACGCGCCCAACGTCCGGGTCGACAAGAAGAAGCGCGAGACGGTGCCCGAGGTGGCGGCGCCCGACCTGGCGCTCGACGAGGGCGAGCGCTTCGTCGGGAACTCGCTCTTCCGCAAGGTCGCCCACGTGCAGGACGACcgcagcctcgccgccggcgtcgccgacCCCGTCGCCGAGTACCC GACGAAGAAGGCTGTGACGCTCAAGGACGTGGGCGTGGAGACGCCGGGCATCGAGCAGAGCAGGGAGGGCATAATCGACAGGATCTTCAAGAAGAACCACGCTTAA
- the LOC101759289 gene encoding ATP-dependent DNA helicase At3g02060, chloroplastic isoform X1, translated as MIRDQQRLGLSQLRGDRGGGGGEAEADGDEEGETRRKGVAAGSSLGHRVDPRELEPGEYVVHKKVGVGKFACISAEDGVDYVFIQYADAMAKLAVDQAARMLYRYNLPHEKKRPRNLSKLNDPSTWEKRRLKGKLAVQKMVVNLMELYLQRMRQSRPPYPKPVAMEEFAAEFPYEPTPDQCQAFIDVEKDLTERETPMDRLICGDVGFGKTEVAMRAIFIVISAGYQAMVLAPTIILAKQHYDVMTERFANYPDIKVAIFSGAQTKDEKDDLITKIKNGDLHIIVGTHALLTERMAYSNLGLLVVDEEQKFGVQQKEKIASYKSSIDVLTLSATPIPRTLYLALTGFRDASLMSTPPPERVAVKTYVSAFSKERALSTIKFELQRGGQVFYVVPRIKAIDDVLQFLKDSLPDVPIAVAHGKKMSKNIQFAMEKFARGEVKILVCTHIIESGIDVANANTIIVQFAELFGLAQLYQLRGRVGRSGREGFAYLFYTDKSLLSRVATDRLGAIEEHSELGQGFHVAEKDMGIRGFGSLFGDQQSGDVANVGIDLFFDMLFDSLSKVDQFCLVPVPYKDVQLDINISPHLSSEYISYLENPVELLNEAAKAAEKDLWTLIQFTEDLRRRYGKEPRDMELLLKKLYVRRMAADLGISRVYPSGKTIFMKTNMNKKVFRLMTEAMTSETHRNSLSFVGKEIKAELLVSLPDTLLLNWLFHCLADCYAVIPALVKY; from the exons ATGATCCGCGACCAGCAGCGCCTCGGCCTCAGCCAGCTCCGCGGggacagaggcggcggcggcggggaagccgaggccgacggcgacgaggagggggaGACGCGGAggaagggggtggcggcggggagctcGCTGGGGCACAGGGTGGACCCGCGGGAGCTGGAGCCCGGGGAGTACGTCGTGCACAAGAAGGTTGGCGTCGGCAAGTTCGCCTGCATCAGCGCCGAGGACGGCGTCGACTACGTCTTCATTCAGTATGCCGACGCCATGGCCAAGCTCGCTGTCGACCAGGCCGCACGCATGCTCTACAGATACAACCT GCCTCATGAGAAGAAGAGACCGCGGAATTTGAGCAAACTGAATGATCCTTCTACCTGGGAGAAGCGGAGGCTCAAAGGGAAGCTTGCTGTTCAGAAGATGGTTGTCAACCTGATGGAGTTGTATTTGCAAAGGATGAGGCAGAGCAGACCTCCATACCCAAAGCCTGTGGCAATGGAAGAGTTTGCTGCTGAATTTCCTTATGAACCTACTCCAGATCAATGCCAG GCTTTTATAGATGTTGAGAAAGATCTGACAGAAAGGGAAACACCAATGGATAGATTAATCTGTGGAGATGTGGGCTTTGGCAAAACGGAAGTTGCAATGCGTGCTATATTCATTGTTATATCTGCAGGATATCAAGCTATGGTTCTCGCGCCAACGATTATACTTGCCAAGCAACACTATGATGTAATGACTGAGCGTTTTGCCAATTATCCGGACATAAAGGTTGCCATATTTAGTGGTGCTCAG ACCAAAGATGAAAAAGATGACCTAATAACAAAGATTAAGAATGGAGATTTGCACATCATTGTTGGAACTCATGCTCTCCTTACGGAAAGGATGGCCTATAGCAATCTTGGTCTTCTAGTGGTGGATGAAGAACAA AAATTTGGTGTCCAGCAAAAGGAGAAGATTGCATCATACAAGTCTTCTATTGATGTTCTTACACTCTCTGCAACACCCATCCCACGTACCCTGTATCTGGCTTTGACTGGTTTCCGGGATGCAAG TTTAATGTCTACACCACCTCCTGAAAGAGTAGCAGTAAAGACATATGTGTCAGCATTTAGTAAAGAAAGGGCCCTCTCAACTATCAAGTTTGAGCTGCAACGTGGCGGTCAAGTCTTCTATGTTGTACCACGAATAAAAG CAATAGACGATGTGTTGCAGTTTCTCAAGGACTCTTTGCCAGATGTACCAATCGCTGTTGCTCATGGAAAG AAAATGTCAAAGAACATACAATTTGCAATGGAAAAGTTTGCCCGCGGGGAAGTGAAAATTCTTGTCTGCACGCATATTATTGAAAGTGGAATAGATGTTGCAAACGCAAATACAATAATTGTCCAGTTTGCAGAACTATTTGGACTCGCCCAGCTGTATCAG TTACGAGGAAGAGTAGGACGATCAGGTAGGGAAGGTTTTGCATACCTCTTCTACACGGATAAGTCTTTGCTCTCAAGAGTTGCAACG GATAGACTTGGAGCTATTGAGGAGCATTCAGAGCTTGGCCAAGGTTTTCATGTTGCAGAGAAGGATATGGGTATCAGGGGGTTTGGAAGTTTGTTTGGTGACCAACAATCTGGAGATGTTGCAAATGTTGGCATTGATCTATTCTTTGATATGCTTTTTGACAGCTTGTCAAAG GTTGATCAGTTTTGCCTTGTACCTGTTCCTTACAAAGATGTTCAG CTGGATATAAACATTTCTCCTCATCTCTCCTCTGAATATATTAGTTACCTGGAAAATCCTGTCGAATTGCTCAATGAAGCAGCAAAAGCTGCAGAGAAAGATCTATGGACCTTAATACAGTTCACAGAAGATCTTCGTCGACGATATGGAAAGGAGCCCCGTGATATGGAG TTGCTATTGAAAAAGCTCTATGTAAGGCGGATGGCAGCAGATCTTGGTATCAGTCGGGTATATCCATCTGGCAAAACGATATTCATGAAAACAAACATGAACAAGAAGGTATTTAGGCTCATGACAGAAGCGATGACTTCCGAAACACATCGGAATTCCCTATCGTTCGTCGGAAAAGAAATTAAG GCTGAACTACTCGTCAGTTTACCAGACACTCTACTTCTGAACTGGCTTTTCCATTGCTTAGCAGACTGCTATGCTGTGATACCAGCCCTTGTGAAGTACTAG
- the LOC101759289 gene encoding ATP-dependent DNA helicase At3g02060, chloroplastic isoform X2 yields the protein MVVNLMELYLQRMRQSRPPYPKPVAMEEFAAEFPYEPTPDQCQAFIDVEKDLTERETPMDRLICGDVGFGKTEVAMRAIFIVISAGYQAMVLAPTIILAKQHYDVMTERFANYPDIKVAIFSGAQTKDEKDDLITKIKNGDLHIIVGTHALLTERMAYSNLGLLVVDEEQKFGVQQKEKIASYKSSIDVLTLSATPIPRTLYLALTGFRDASLMSTPPPERVAVKTYVSAFSKERALSTIKFELQRGGQVFYVVPRIKAIDDVLQFLKDSLPDVPIAVAHGKKMSKNIQFAMEKFARGEVKILVCTHIIESGIDVANANTIIVQFAELFGLAQLYQLRGRVGRSGREGFAYLFYTDKSLLSRVATDRLGAIEEHSELGQGFHVAEKDMGIRGFGSLFGDQQSGDVANVGIDLFFDMLFDSLSKVDQFCLVPVPYKDVQLDINISPHLSSEYISYLENPVELLNEAAKAAEKDLWTLIQFTEDLRRRYGKEPRDMELLLKKLYVRRMAADLGISRVYPSGKTIFMKTNMNKKVFRLMTEAMTSETHRNSLSFVGKEIKAELLVSLPDTLLLNWLFHCLADCYAVIPALVKY from the exons ATGGTTGTCAACCTGATGGAGTTGTATTTGCAAAGGATGAGGCAGAGCAGACCTCCATACCCAAAGCCTGTGGCAATGGAAGAGTTTGCTGCTGAATTTCCTTATGAACCTACTCCAGATCAATGCCAG GCTTTTATAGATGTTGAGAAAGATCTGACAGAAAGGGAAACACCAATGGATAGATTAATCTGTGGAGATGTGGGCTTTGGCAAAACGGAAGTTGCAATGCGTGCTATATTCATTGTTATATCTGCAGGATATCAAGCTATGGTTCTCGCGCCAACGATTATACTTGCCAAGCAACACTATGATGTAATGACTGAGCGTTTTGCCAATTATCCGGACATAAAGGTTGCCATATTTAGTGGTGCTCAG ACCAAAGATGAAAAAGATGACCTAATAACAAAGATTAAGAATGGAGATTTGCACATCATTGTTGGAACTCATGCTCTCCTTACGGAAAGGATGGCCTATAGCAATCTTGGTCTTCTAGTGGTGGATGAAGAACAA AAATTTGGTGTCCAGCAAAAGGAGAAGATTGCATCATACAAGTCTTCTATTGATGTTCTTACACTCTCTGCAACACCCATCCCACGTACCCTGTATCTGGCTTTGACTGGTTTCCGGGATGCAAG TTTAATGTCTACACCACCTCCTGAAAGAGTAGCAGTAAAGACATATGTGTCAGCATTTAGTAAAGAAAGGGCCCTCTCAACTATCAAGTTTGAGCTGCAACGTGGCGGTCAAGTCTTCTATGTTGTACCACGAATAAAAG CAATAGACGATGTGTTGCAGTTTCTCAAGGACTCTTTGCCAGATGTACCAATCGCTGTTGCTCATGGAAAG AAAATGTCAAAGAACATACAATTTGCAATGGAAAAGTTTGCCCGCGGGGAAGTGAAAATTCTTGTCTGCACGCATATTATTGAAAGTGGAATAGATGTTGCAAACGCAAATACAATAATTGTCCAGTTTGCAGAACTATTTGGACTCGCCCAGCTGTATCAG TTACGAGGAAGAGTAGGACGATCAGGTAGGGAAGGTTTTGCATACCTCTTCTACACGGATAAGTCTTTGCTCTCAAGAGTTGCAACG GATAGACTTGGAGCTATTGAGGAGCATTCAGAGCTTGGCCAAGGTTTTCATGTTGCAGAGAAGGATATGGGTATCAGGGGGTTTGGAAGTTTGTTTGGTGACCAACAATCTGGAGATGTTGCAAATGTTGGCATTGATCTATTCTTTGATATGCTTTTTGACAGCTTGTCAAAG GTTGATCAGTTTTGCCTTGTACCTGTTCCTTACAAAGATGTTCAG CTGGATATAAACATTTCTCCTCATCTCTCCTCTGAATATATTAGTTACCTGGAAAATCCTGTCGAATTGCTCAATGAAGCAGCAAAAGCTGCAGAGAAAGATCTATGGACCTTAATACAGTTCACAGAAGATCTTCGTCGACGATATGGAAAGGAGCCCCGTGATATGGAG TTGCTATTGAAAAAGCTCTATGTAAGGCGGATGGCAGCAGATCTTGGTATCAGTCGGGTATATCCATCTGGCAAAACGATATTCATGAAAACAAACATGAACAAGAAGGTATTTAGGCTCATGACAGAAGCGATGACTTCCGAAACACATCGGAATTCCCTATCGTTCGTCGGAAAAGAAATTAAG GCTGAACTACTCGTCAGTTTACCAGACACTCTACTTCTGAACTGGCTTTTCCATTGCTTAGCAGACTGCTATGCTGTGATACCAGCCCTTGTGAAGTACTAG
- the LOC101762535 gene encoding uncharacterized protein LOC101762535: MAKALLLACHLALSFSLLATSLSHLLVAAVSHLSPSSLHHRLLRLLRHPLLRLLPPLLALPFAFLPLASTPLLPLLLLPPLLPLLPLPFLPPHLPLLRPLLLSLPLLLLARAAGLLAASLPASDLQQHALAVARLLLLAAAAASLASSLSASAPRGTVAAAAHFVAEAGLACAGAVGGLWAAQTGLSLYVDACVPAGCHRLLDAGGATAPATRCEVEEARIRAVAVMDLALSVHCVLVAAVATLVLLGVARWFGVDTSAGTGRRHNGSSYDALPTVASTGAMTEMEHLQGKGIVSKSVAQE, from the coding sequence ATGGCGAAGGCGCTGCTGCTCGCGTGCCACCTCGCCCTCTCATTCTCCCTGCTCGCGACCTCCCTGTCccacctcctcgtcgccgccgtctcccacctctccccgtcctccctccaccaccgcctcctccgcctgctccgccacccgctcctccgcctcctcccgccgctcctcgcGCTCCCGTTTGCCTTCCTCCCTCTGGCCTCCACGCCGCTCctcccgctgctgctcctcccgccgctgctcccgctcCTCCCGCTCCCGTTCCTCCCGCCCCACCTCCCGCTCCTTCgcccgctcctcctctccctgcccctcctcctcctcgcccgcgccgcaggcctcctcgccgcctcgcTCCCGGCCTCCGACCTCCAGCAGcacgcgctcgccgtcgcgcgcctccttctcctcgccgccgccgcggcatccCTCGCCTCGTCgctctccgcctccgcgccgaggggcacggtggcggcggcggcccactTCGTCGCCGAGGCGGGGCTCGCCTGCGCGGGCGCCGTGGGCGGGCTCTGGGCGGCGCAGACCGGGCTCAGCCTCTACGTCGACGCGTGCGTGCCCGCGGGGTGCCACCGCCTCCTGGACGCCGGTGGCGCCACGGCGCCCGCCACGCGGtgcgaggtggaggaggcgaggaTCAGGGCCGTCGCCGTCATGGACCTCGCCCTGTCTGTGCACTGCGTCCTCGTGGCTGCCGTTGCGACCCTGGTGCTGCTCGGGGTGGCGAGGTGGTTCGGGGTTGACACCAGCGCCGGTACGGGGAGGAGGCATAATGGATCCTCCTACGATGCATTGCCCACAGTGGCGTCCACTGGGGCGATGACGGAGATGGAGCATTTGCAGGGTAAGGGCATCGTCAGCAAGAGCGTGGCGCAGGAGTGA
- the LOC101759699 gene encoding probable protein S-acyltransferase 7: protein MLYRPPRCSHCSVCNNCVDRFDHHCPWVGQCIGRRNYRFFFMFISSTTFLCLYVFGFCWVNLYLISRQYGVGLGRAVADSPVSGFLIAYTFVTAWFVGGLTAFHSYLVCTNQTTYENFRYRYEGKANPFNRGAAANVTEIFFSPIPPSRNDFRAKVSPADPDAAALYYLGPLSSESRISFYTRGSLSFDMAKASFDLNYSAKRTSVASSSDFGDIYGGQGHGGGLDRVSTHQQPRHSIFGGPGRESRKVEEEADAVTAELGATKPQYGGGAGRPRGGEFEVV from the coding sequence ATGCTCTAccggccgccgcgctgctcccaCTGCTCCGTCTGCAACAACTGCGTCGACCGCTTCGACCACCACTGCCCCTGGGTGGGCCAGTGCATCGGCCGGCGGAACTACCGCTTCTTCTTCATGTTCATATCTTCGACGACGTTCCTGTGCCTCTACGTGTTCGGCTTCTGCTGGGTGAACCTGTACCTCATCTCCCGGCAGTACGGCGTGGGGCtcggccgcgccgtcgccgactCGCCGGTGTCGGGGTTCCTCATCGCCTACACCTTCGTCACCGCCTGGTTCGTCGGCGGGCTCACGGCGTTCCACTCCTACCTCGTCTGCACCAACCAGACCACGTACGAGAACTTCCGGTACCGGTACGAGGGGAAGGCCAACCCCTTCaaccgcggcgccgccgccaacgtCACCGAGATCTTCTTCTCGCCGATCCCGCCGTCGAGGAACGACTTCAGGGCCAAGGTCTCCcccgccgaccccgacgccgccgcgctctacTACCTCGGCCCGCTGTCGTCGGAGTCGAGGATCAGCTTCTACACACGGGGCAGCCTCAGCTTCGACATGGCCAAGGCCAGCTTCGACCTCAACTACTCCGCCAAGCGCACCAGCGTCGCCTCGTCCTCCGACTTCGGTGACATCTACGGCGGCCagggccacggcggcgggctcgaCCGGGTCTCGACGCACCAGCAACCGCGGCACTCTATCTTCGGTGGGCCTGGCAGGGAGAGCaggaaggtggaggaggaagccgacgcGGTCACGGCGGAGCTCGGGGCGACGAAGCCGcagtacggcggcggcgccggccggccgcgcgggGGGGAGTTCGAGGTGGTGTGA
- the LOC101762939 gene encoding leucine-rich repeat extensin-like protein 3, which produces MSSVGGQRITISSISCRGVRAFVPFQKPPLYAAVSLGGRREKTPPDADGGENPDWDDAAFAFDLDGDGGGQQQQLVEFEVKAQVPLLGHKLVGTASVPVVDLAAGGGGGAGDGAALRHVSYQVSAPDGKPNGTLSFAYAISGGHAGAGARPPPQLYPAPDQDPSFCCAPPPSAAYSAPAVASFAPPSAGYPPPPQPPASAPLYPQLQDLLPPSSYPPHPPPNPQFPSPNSSYPPPPPPAAVNAYPPPPASCTACPAPPPEHTSYPPPSTAAYPPPPPPASCAACPAPPAQYASYPPPPPSTAYPPAPPSGYPTPPQAYPPPPQASNLTPPASTYPPPPEFGSAYPVYPRSGPSPPPSTVDRALPYYPAPPGGSYYPPPGTRHPEVNGAGRTPHYYPPPGSRYP; this is translated from the coding sequence ATGTCGTCGGTCGGCGGCCAGCGCATCACCATCAGCTCCATCTCCTGCCGCGGCGTCAGGGCCTTCGTCCCGTTCCAGAAGCCGCCGCTCTACGCCGCGGTGTCCCTCGGAGGCCGCCGCGAGAAGACGCCGCccgacgccgacggcggcgagaaCCCGGACTGGGACGACGCGGCGTTCGCGTTCGACCTcgacggcgatggcggaggccagcagcagcagctggtggAGTTCGAGGTCAAGGCGCAGGTGCCGCTCCTCGGCCACAAGCTCGTCGGCACGGCAAGCGTGCCGGTGGTCGACctggcggcgggaggaggaggaggagccggcgacggcgcggcgctgcGGCACGTCAGCTACCAGGTGAGCGCCCCCGACGGCAAGCCGAACGGCACGCTCAGCTTCGCGTACGCCATCAGCGGcggccacgccggcgccggcgcgcgtcCACCGCCGCAGCTCTACCCGGCGCCGGATCAAGATCCGAGCTTTTGCTGCGCGCCTCCGCCGAGCGCGGCGTACTCAGCACCAGCAGTGGCGAGCTTCGCGCCACCGAGCGCCGGGTACCCTCCGCCACCACAGCCGCCGGCTTCCGCTCCTCTCTACCCGCAACTGCAAGACTTGCTTCCGCCGAGCAGCTACCCACCTCACCCACCGCCTAATCCTCAGTTCCCATCGCCAAACAGCAgttacccgccgccgccaccaccggccgccgttAATGcatacccgccgccgcccgcgtcaTGTACCGCCTGCCCCGCGCCTCCGCCAGAGCACACCAGCtacccgccgccgtcgacggcggcatacccaccaccaccgccacccgcgTCTTGCGCCGCCTGTCCGGCGCCCCCGGCACAGTACGCCAgctacccgccgccgccgccatcgaccGCCTACCCGCCGGCACCGCCGAGCGGTTACCCAACACCACCACAGGCgtacccaccaccaccacaggcGTCCAATTTGACCCCTCCGGCCAGCAcctacccgccgccgccggaattTGGCTCGGCCTACCCAGTCTATCCAAGGTCGGGGCCTTCGCCTCCGCCGAGCACGGTGGACCGTGCACTGCCGTACTACCCGGCGCCTCCCGGCGGCTCGTACTACCCTCCGCCGGGGACACGGCACCCCGAGGTCAACGGCGCGGGCAGGACGCCGCACTACTACCCACCGCCGGGGAGTAGGTACCCGTAG